One window of ANME-2 cluster archaeon genomic DNA carries:
- a CDS encoding HAD-IC family P-type ATPase, translating into MKKSISSNETTWHQLSVEQAFETQQSGPSGLTTDEAKARLARYGCNELKFKKRSALVRFLMQFNSPLIYILLASAAVTSALYIWEGADMLIDTVVILAVVLANTIIGFIQEGKAEASVEALGKMIAPECTVLRDNNKKKVIPARELVPGDVVILEGGDKVPADMRLFYARNLSADEAAITGESVPVTKHIDQIMGYATFGDQKCMIFSGTFITKGTGSGIVVGTGEQAEIGRIAKLIQETEKIVTPLTRRLADFTRFLIIAILVITGLNFILAVRFGIETSKAFLASVSLAVAAIPEGLPAVVTMALAFGVTAMAQKNAIIKKLPAAETLGCTSVICSDKTGTLTKNQMTVSRIYSGERDYMVSGVGYEPKGEFTPSHRSREFIGTLRASYLCNNASIVEEDGYSIIGDPTEGALLVCAMKTGIKEKLLRLDEIPFESEKQYMATLHEMGEKQIIFVKGSPERILEMCQTRMVDGSIEPINKGNILEKADEMAEEALRVLAMAYKKTDKRSLDQSDLKDMVFLGIQGMIDPPREEAIEGVRKCRSAGIRVVMMTGDYAITAKAISCKLGINADRVITGDDLSKMSDDELYDIVEDVSVYARVAPEHKFRVTKALQKHKHVVAVTGDGVNDAPALKAADIGIAMGITGTEVSKEASDMILADDNFATIVAAVEEGRYVYNNIKKVILYLLPTNGGQALLVLGAILLSPFLILFHDRLPLEPVQILWINLLAAVALALPIIKEPMENDLLKKPPRNLDERITDPPFFKKVGLISIVVAISGFAMYYYHGMPAIDGTLNTDIEIDRLLTQAQTAAFTTVILVHICYAITARSITESAFTFSPFSNRWTLAGIVITILAQLAIVYAPPYIGFNPLKTAPLPLDWWGLMILVALPGFFVIEIEKWLTKRFGRRE; encoded by the coding sequence ATGAAAAAATCCATATCATCAAATGAAACCACATGGCATCAGCTATCTGTGGAACAGGCTTTCGAAACCCAGCAGTCAGGACCTTCAGGACTGACCACGGATGAGGCAAAAGCAAGACTTGCACGTTATGGATGCAATGAACTAAAATTCAAGAAACGCAGTGCTCTTGTTCGATTCCTGATGCAGTTCAACAGTCCGCTTATCTATATTTTACTCGCCAGTGCCGCAGTCACAAGTGCTCTTTATATTTGGGAAGGCGCGGATATGTTGATAGATACTGTGGTTATTCTTGCCGTGGTTCTTGCAAACACTATCATCGGTTTTATCCAGGAGGGAAAAGCCGAGGCATCGGTAGAGGCGCTTGGGAAGATGATAGCACCTGAGTGCACTGTCCTACGGGATAATAATAAGAAGAAAGTCATACCTGCAAGGGAACTTGTTCCAGGGGATGTCGTAATCCTTGAAGGCGGGGATAAAGTTCCTGCAGATATGCGGCTGTTTTATGCACGGAACCTGAGCGCAGATGAAGCAGCCATCACAGGAGAATCCGTGCCTGTGACCAAGCACATAGACCAGATTATGGGATACGCAACATTTGGGGACCAAAAGTGCATGATATTCAGCGGCACCTTCATTACAAAAGGAACGGGGTCTGGAATCGTTGTCGGTACCGGGGAGCAGGCAGAGATTGGAAGGATCGCAAAACTGATACAGGAAACAGAGAAGATTGTAACCCCGCTCACAAGGAGATTAGCAGACTTCACCAGGTTCCTTATCATTGCAATACTCGTGATCACCGGTCTTAATTTTATACTGGCAGTAAGGTTTGGAATTGAGACGAGTAAAGCGTTTCTCGCGTCAGTGTCCCTGGCGGTCGCTGCAATACCGGAAGGACTGCCTGCGGTTGTAACGATGGCACTGGCATTCGGTGTGACCGCGATGGCGCAAAAGAATGCAATCATCAAGAAACTGCCTGCTGCAGAAACCCTTGGATGCACTAGTGTCATATGTTCGGATAAGACTGGAACGCTCACCAAGAACCAGATGACAGTATCGCGGATATATTCAGGTGAAAGGGACTACATGGTAAGTGGAGTTGGATACGAGCCAAAAGGCGAATTTACTCCATCCCATAGGAGTAGAGAGTTTATTGGAACATTAAGGGCAAGTTACCTTTGTAATAATGCGAGTATTGTGGAAGAAGATGGATATTCCATCATCGGAGACCCGACCGAAGGCGCACTGCTGGTTTGTGCAATGAAAACAGGTATAAAAGAAAAATTGTTGCGGCTGGACGAAATACCGTTCGAATCTGAGAAACAATATATGGCTACGCTGCATGAGATGGGTGAAAAGCAGATCATATTTGTGAAGGGGTCACCTGAGCGGATCCTGGAGATGTGCCAGACCCGGATGGTCGATGGAAGCATCGAACCGATAAACAAGGGAAATATACTTGAAAAAGCAGATGAGATGGCAGAAGAAGCACTCAGAGTGCTTGCCATGGCATATAAGAAAACTGATAAACGATCACTTGATCAAAGCGACCTTAAGGATATGGTTTTTCTTGGTATCCAGGGGATGATCGATCCGCCAAGAGAGGAGGCAATAGAAGGGGTAAGAAAATGCAGGAGTGCAGGAATACGGGTTGTGATGATGACAGGAGATTATGCAATAACAGCGAAAGCTATCTCCTGCAAACTCGGGATCAATGCAGACAGGGTGATTACCGGGGATGACTTGTCAAAAATGAGTGATGATGAACTGTATGATATCGTGGAAGATGTATCGGTATATGCACGGGTAGCACCTGAACACAAGTTCAGGGTCACAAAGGCACTGCAAAAACATAAGCACGTCGTAGCAGTCACAGGTGATGGCGTGAATGATGCACCTGCACTAAAGGCAGCAGACATTGGGATTGCTATGGGGATCACTGGAACCGAGGTAAGCAAGGAGGCATCTGACATGATCCTTGCAGATGACAACTTTGCAACGATCGTTGCTGCGGTGGAAGAGGGAAGGTATGTTTACAACAATATTAAAAAGGTTATTTTATACCTGCTCCCGACAAATGGCGGACAGGCGCTGCTGGTTCTGGGTGCGATCCTGCTTTCCCCATTTTTAATACTTTTCCACGACCGCCTTCCTCTCGAACCTGTGCAGATACTCTGGATCAATCTCTTAGCTGCGGTAGCACTCGCGCTGCCAATTATCAAAGAACCGATGGAGAATGATCTGCTCAAAAAACCTCCGAGGAATCTGGATGAACGTATAACCGATCCTCCGTTCTTCAAGAAAGTTGGATTGATCTCTATTGTGGTGGCAATATCAGGATTTGCAATGTACTACTACCACGGGATGCCTGCGATCGATGGAACCCTGAACACGGATATTGAGATCGATCGCCTGCTCACACAGGCGCAGACCGCTGCGTTCACAACAGTAATATTGGTGCATATCTGTTACGCCATTACTGCACGTTCGATCACAGAATCCGCATTCACGTTCAGTCCGTTCTCAAACAGATGGACGCTTGCAGGTATAGTGATCACTATTTTAGCACAACTTGCAATCGTCTATGCTCCCCCCTATATCGGGTTCAATCCGCTCAAAACAGCACCCCTGCCGCTCGACTGGTGGGGACTCATGATCCTGGTTGCGCTTCCGGGATTTTTTGTGATCGAGATAGAGAAGTGGCTGACGAAGCGGTTTGGGAGAAGGGAGTAG
- a CDS encoding UbiA family prenyltransferase — translation MVRAYIDMLRPEIADMDLALPAASALLATYLISGGMPPLFPFIIAVVGAYFAITSSYVFNDYCDVDIDKINLPNRPLPSLRISRKNALAYALVLMVIASTVAAFLNPESLVVFIIAAGVITLYSSVAKRSTFLSFVPVGISYGLVPIGVWLAFDPAGILKTSIDNQILPLPAIFLGIMICVTDWGFTLSGVARDVEGDRAKGAPTVPVTFGIPATSKFIFLCWLTGVAASLVIGYTAHLGPLYFAGVILGGGWMLWHSIDFIRNPLPERGGKLFLQGSRYRGVMFGSLIIDVLLLIFIKSTGYPFIW, via the coding sequence ATGGTGCGAGCGTATATCGATATGCTGCGACCCGAGATAGCTGATATGGACCTGGCACTTCCGGCTGCCAGTGCCCTGCTCGCAACCTATCTCATCAGCGGAGGTATGCCACCCTTATTCCCGTTCATCATTGCAGTTGTGGGTGCATATTTTGCAATTACCAGTTCCTATGTGTTCAATGATTACTGTGATGTGGATATCGACAAGATCAATCTCCCGAACCGACCGCTGCCATCTTTGCGGATCAGCCGCAAAAATGCACTGGCCTATGCCCTTGTACTGATGGTGATCGCCAGTACAGTTGCTGCCTTCCTGAATCCTGAATCACTGGTTGTTTTTATTATAGCTGCGGGCGTTATTACCCTTTATTCAAGTGTGGCAAAGCGGTCCACTTTCCTGAGTTTTGTTCCTGTTGGTATCTCATACGGGCTGGTCCCGATAGGTGTATGGCTTGCTTTTGACCCTGCTGGTATACTGAAAACAAGCATTGATAACCAGATACTACCCCTACCTGCAATATTCTTAGGGATAATGATATGTGTTACCGACTGGGGCTTTACCCTTAGCGGAGTGGCACGGGATGTGGAAGGGGATCGTGCCAAAGGCGCGCCAACCGTGCCTGTGACGTTCGGTATACCTGCCACTTCGAAGTTCATATTCCTGTGCTGGTTAACGGGTGTTGCGGCATCCCTGGTTATAGGGTATACCGCCCACCTTGGTCCGTTGTATTTTGCAGGTGTTATATTAGGCGGCGGCTGGATGCTGTGGCACTCCATTGATTTTATCAGAAATCCTCTCCCTGAAAGGGGGGGCAAGTTATTCCTGCAAGGTTCCAGGTACAGGGGTGTTATGTTCGGCTCCCTGATTATCGATGTGCTGCTCCTGATATTTATTAAGTCCACCGGATATCCTTTTATCTGGTAA
- a CDS encoding NAD(P)/FAD-dependent oxidoreductase translates to MAARSAALQGASVTLLDRKEDMGHPPHPANTFFKFMMDRNCEPILDEYVLNRLQGMKIISPGGIAIEIETPGYYIDRQRFDRHYRDELLKAGVDVLTGTEALLVMRAGSQFKVSTSDGILLPKLVIVADGIESKTAARMGLKTTRYPGDIAWAMEAEVRAPGIGEPDMFEYYLGDHSPGWKSTYSPAGGDLATLGVYVRRHGRDVSAFFDRWLEMFARMKGYDIDDIEIIATHTGGDPIAMVPYQLVSDGFMVAGGAAGQSGIGYGMRAGQICGEVAAAAVAEGNVTAGKLREYVKRWRGEFASEYWMGRMGLELVRKMTNEEIDTVVSVFAGRDLSSLKGTPLVQAAKVGLFIARHKPAALWAYRAMLRRK, encoded by the coding sequence ATGGCTGCCAGAAGTGCGGCTTTGCAGGGGGCAAGTGTGACACTACTGGACCGTAAGGAGGATATGGGACATCCACCCCATCCCGCAAATACCTTTTTCAAGTTCATGATGGACCGTAACTGCGAGCCGATCCTGGATGAGTATGTACTTAACAGGTTGCAGGGTATGAAGATTATCTCACCGGGAGGTATCGCTATCGAGATCGAGACCCCTGGATATTACATCGACAGGCAGCGGTTTGACAGGCATTACAGGGATGAACTTTTAAAAGCAGGGGTGGACGTGCTTACTGGCACGGAAGCTCTTTTAGTGATGCGGGCCGGGTCCCAATTCAAGGTAAGTACATCTGATGGTATCCTTCTCCCAAAACTGGTAATAGTGGCCGACGGTATAGAGTCAAAGACTGCGGCCCGGATGGGGCTTAAGACCACACGTTATCCTGGAGATATTGCCTGGGCGATGGAGGCGGAGGTCAGGGCACCCGGTATCGGTGAGCCTGATATGTTCGAATATTATTTAGGGGACCATTCACCTGGCTGGAAGTCCACCTATTCACCGGCAGGGGGTGACCTGGCCACACTGGGAGTATATGTCAGGCGTCATGGCAGGGATGTTTCTGCTTTCTTTGACAGGTGGCTTGAGATGTTCGCTAGGATGAAGGGGTATGATATCGATGATATTGAGATAATTGCCACGCATACAGGGGGTGACCCCATAGCCATGGTCCCATACCAGTTAGTCTCTGACGGGTTTATGGTAGCGGGCGGCGCGGCTGGCCAGAGCGGTATAGGCTACGGTATGCGGGCCGGGCAGATATGTGGTGAGGTGGCTGCGGCTGCGGTTGCTGAAGGTAATGTAACGGCTGGGAAATTACGGGAATATGTAAAACGCTGGAGAGGGGAGTTTGCCAGCGAGTACTGGATGGGGCGCATGGGCCTGGAACTGGTGCGCAAGATGACAAATGAGGAGATCGATACTGTGGTGTCGGTGTTTGCCGGGAGGGACCTGTCATCGCTTAAGGGAACACCGCTGGTGCAGGCTGCTAAGGTAGGGTTGTTTATTGCAAGGCATAAGCCGGCGGCGCTTTGGGCTTATAGGGCTATGCTGAGAAGGAAGTGA
- a CDS encoding type II toxin-antitoxin system HicB family antitoxin → MEYTVLDYKDEEGGFWAEVPALPGCYSQGETVEETMENVKEAIETHIIALKEDLQEIQANKEFVIGNVTVNTTA, encoded by the coding sequence ATGGAATATACAGTACTTGATTACAAGGATGAAGAAGGAGGCTTTTGGGCAGAGGTACCAGCCCTTCCTGGTTGTTATTCTCAAGGCGAGACAGTAGAAGAGACAATGGAAAATGTGAAAGAAGCGATTGAGACACACATAATAGCTTTGAAGGAAGATCTTCAGGAGATACAAGCCAATAAGGAATTTGTTATTGGAAACGTGACTGTAAATACAACTGCTTAA
- a CDS encoding energy-coupling factor ABC transporter ATP-binding protein: MLPHSLSQGRRQRLAVASILSMDPGIIVLDEPTTGQDRGHLNKFLARMKMLNETGKTIILISHNMGVVTEYASRTIVMKGGGILMDAGTREVFSKPDIPGEASIEPHLLARACNDVRGEIFR, encoded by the coding sequence ATGCTCCCGCACTCACTGAGCCAGGGCCGGAGGCAGAGGCTGGCGGTTGCTTCCATACTGTCCATGGACCCTGGTATTATCGTGCTGGACGAACCCACTACCGGGCAGGACAGGGGACATCTGAACAAGTTCCTGGCCCGCATGAAGATGTTGAACGAGACTGGAAAAACGATAATCCTGATAAGCCATAACATGGGTGTGGTGACAGAATATGCGAGCAGGACCATTGTGATGAAGGGGGGAGGGATATTGATGGATGCTGGTACTCGTGAGGTTTTTTCGAAACCTGATATTCCTGGGGAGGCGTCCATTGAGCCGCATCTGCTGGCCCGGGCGTGTAATGATGTGCGAGGGGAGATATTCCGGTGA